The following coding sequences are from one Methanococcoides orientis window:
- a CDS encoding ASCH domain-containing protein, translated as MKVLAIRQPWASLIAEGYKTIEVRTQNTRIREEILIYASRTNPKECDLETAKKYISCVSLPKGVLLATARLADSIILKDEDFQNYFEKHKLSNQTNKFGHYGWILEDVKKIEPLPFKMPRGAVIWSKIETGN; from the coding sequence ATGAAAGTATTAGCAATTCGTCAACCTTGGGCATCCCTAATTGCAGAAGGATATAAAACGATTGAAGTTCGCACTCAAAATACTAGAATTCGAGAAGAGATTCTGATTTATGCTAGTCGGACCAATCCAAAGGAATGTGATTTAGAAACTGCAAAGAAGTACATCTCTTGTGTTTCTTTACCAAAAGGAGTACTTTTAGCAACCGCCAGATTAGCTGATTCAATTATCCTAAAAGACGAAGATTTTCAGAACTATTTTGAAAAACACAAACTTTCAAATCAAACTAACAAGTTTGGCCATTATGGATGGATCCTTGAAGATGTAAAGAAAATAGAACCACTCCCTTTTAAAATGCCTCGAGGAGCAGTTATTTGGTCGAAAATCGAGACGGGGAATTGA
- a CDS encoding GNAT family N-acetyltransferase, which produces MNVLLSIKPKFANKILVGEKKYEFRKSKINPKKNVNKIFIYSSSPVKKIVGSFRIEKVFEDTPSNLWDRFNEFGSIEKKDFFEYYKQKEMGCAFKIKDLEVFENQIDPKEIFEKFVAPQNYRYLNDEETSKIQNDSISPKISDYHTASLSSDKQISRLLSESEIDELDRLLLPHLSKKYPNFESWLQKAKDGIKEGSRIAFGEWAYGKLISTIILKPTVSGNVELKSLFVDPDFQGAGRGPQIYEIAEKQCLKMNFKKIVVDTFCQDNDIVHFLISSGYKIYGKEDLYGNGNESYLFSKTLKPQYVGDPYDWEAITEWLIENHFGFEIEENHPIIDKRALDFSIKKKINSKFEIKGLIEVKDTLVDQDPVSMLYQKTIDGGYHVPIFIGRKFKSRATDFAKSKGVILIDEKGITEISGHKPPEVTKKDIRGILLPIKPEFYQKIVLQGLKNFVYFKGAPFGKSLKQGDSIVFYVESPRKEISAYGIIKSTSIDKPEIQWESYGKRSVFDEKDFFRFANSKREILAIEIKSFTEIKPIGHKDIIQRIPAKLLSGAYIDKETLDKLI; this is translated from the coding sequence ATGAACGTTTTACTATCAATTAAACCGAAGTTTGCAAATAAAATACTTGTGGGGGAAAAAAAATATGAGTTTAGGAAATCAAAAATAAATCCTAAAAAGAATGTTAATAAAATATTTATTTATTCAAGCAGCCCAGTTAAGAAAATTGTTGGGAGTTTTCGAATAGAAAAAGTATTTGAAGACACCCCTTCAAACCTATGGGATAGATTTAACGAATTTGGTTCGATTGAAAAAAAAGACTTTTTTGAATATTATAAACAAAAAGAAATGGGATGTGCTTTTAAGATAAAAGATTTAGAGGTTTTTGAAAATCAAATTGATCCAAAGGAAATCTTTGAAAAATTTGTAGCTCCTCAAAATTATCGTTATTTAAACGATGAAGAAACATCTAAAATACAGAACGATTCAATCAGTCCAAAAATTAGTGACTATCATACAGCATCTTTATCGAGTGATAAGCAAATATCTAGACTTTTATCAGAATCTGAAATTGATGAATTGGATCGATTACTATTACCTCACCTGAGCAAAAAATATCCGAATTTTGAATCATGGCTCCAAAAAGCAAAGGATGGTATCAAAGAAGGAAGCAGAATTGCTTTTGGAGAATGGGCATATGGGAAACTAATTTCTACAATCATATTAAAACCAACTGTTAGTGGGAATGTAGAATTAAAAAGTTTATTTGTTGACCCTGATTTTCAAGGAGCTGGACGTGGTCCTCAAATTTATGAGATTGCTGAAAAACAATGCTTAAAAATGAATTTTAAAAAGATAGTAGTAGATACATTTTGTCAAGATAATGATATTGTTCATTTTTTAATTTCGAGCGGTTACAAAATATATGGCAAAGAGGATTTATATGGTAATGGAAACGAATCCTATCTTTTTTCAAAAACATTAAAGCCTCAATATGTAGGTGATCCTTATGACTGGGAAGCAATAACGGAATGGTTAATTGAAAATCACTTTGGATTTGAAATTGAAGAAAATCACCCGATTATTGACAAAAGAGCACTTGACTTCAGCATAAAAAAGAAAATAAATTCAAAATTCGAAATCAAAGGTCTGATTGAAGTAAAGGATACTCTAGTTGATCAAGATCCAGTTTCGATGCTTTATCAAAAAACAATAGATGGTGGCTATCATGTTCCAATTTTTATTGGTAGAAAATTCAAATCCCGAGCAACCGATTTTGCAAAAAGTAAAGGTGTAATACTAATTGATGAAAAAGGTATTACGGAGATATCCGGACATAAACCTCCAGAAGTAACTAAAAAAGATATCAGAGGCATTTTGCTTCCAATTAAACCTGAATTTTACCAAAAGATTGTTCTTCAAGGATTGAAAAATTTTGTATACTTTAAAGGTGCGCCATTTGGAAAATCTCTCAAACAAGGGGATTCCATTGTTTTCTATGTGGAAAGTCCCAGAAAAGAGATTTCAGCCTATGGTATCATAAAATCGACTTCAATTGATAAGCCAGAAATTCAATGGGAATCTTATGGAAAAAGAAGTGTATTCGATGAAAAAGACTTCTTTAGATTTGCAAATTCAAAGAGGGAAATTTTGGCAATTGAAATCAAAAGCTTCACGGAAATAAAACCTATTGGGCATAAAGACATTATTCAAAGAATCCCTGCAAAACTATTGAGTGGTGCTTATATTGATAAAGAGACTTTAGATAAATTGATATAA
- a CDS encoding ribonuclease III family protein translates to MKLNDDFTVPESLLEEYQTILGVHFNDERLLISALTHSSLYDDVRITPALYMQNNGGLKYENYEKLEYLGDSILGAVIAWYSCQHTKFDDHAIKTGKSIESVLTDFKTLLVKNDNLKTLENQLYLDQFIIHGNSRNDLSSKYGDVVEAIIGAIVEDKGLDAAQSFVLDLFGLNGLDDDLDDLLNKIEYLDPKGKLQKYCEDNELSLDYELVQEEGPAHDKTYICEVCIGDKYIFTGSGKKIKGAEKDAASRAFSNLDWLTF, encoded by the coding sequence ATGAAACTAAATGATGACTTCACAGTACCTGAATCGCTTTTGGAAGAATATCAGACCATTCTCGGAGTTCACTTCAATGATGAAAGGCTATTGATATCAGCTCTTACACATTCTTCATTGTATGATGATGTTCGTATAACTCCTGCTTTGTACATGCAAAATAATGGTGGTCTGAAATATGAAAATTATGAAAAATTGGAATATTTAGGTGATTCAATCTTAGGTGCAGTAATTGCATGGTATTCTTGTCAGCATACAAAATTCGATGACCATGCAATTAAAACTGGTAAGTCGATTGAGAGTGTTTTGACTGATTTTAAAACTCTCTTAGTCAAGAATGACAATTTGAAAACACTTGAAAACCAATTATATTTGGATCAATTCATTATTCATGGAAATAGTCGGAATGATCTTAGTAGCAAATATGGAGATGTTGTCGAAGCTATCATTGGTGCTATAGTTGAGGATAAGGGGCTTGATGCAGCACAAAGCTTTGTACTCGATCTTTTTGGTCTTAATGGTCTTGATGATGATCTTGATGACCTGTTGAATAAAATAGAGTATTTAGATCCTAAGGGAAAGTTGCAGAAGTACTGTGAAGATAATGAACTTTCGTTAGACTATGAACTTGTTCAGGAGGAAGGTCCTGCTCATGACAAAACGTACATATGTGAGGTGTGTATTGGCGATAAATATATTTTCACTGGATCTGGAAAAAAGATAAAGGGCGCTGAGAAAGATGCTGCATCTCGAGCTTTTTCAAATTTAGATTGGCTAACTTTCTAA
- a CDS encoding ribonuclease HIII — protein MKITDKYNEIRSILIPGFEVDTPKEINFGIQFSVSKKQFSRVIRIYDGKKGIKVDLSQLGTSPEAEEIRIALIEGVVPSPNNKNISIPEEKLTSSIDLPVTNGHGVIGSDESGKGDFFGPLVVAAVKTTPEIESILEGIGVRDCKQLTDYQNISIAKQIKSSISGDMFSVKILEPVAYNKYYEKLQNLNIMLTVNHVSAIRDLYQQGDSIIIDKFAYHDSMVEDELCQWNIDVKPVQIPRAETQSIAVAAASILARAAFLETIQEMNEKYIGTFPKGASDKVKKVGAKFIEKYGRDRLHEVAKMHFKTASEIWGC, from the coding sequence ATGAAAATAACTGACAAGTACAATGAGATAAGATCTATCCTGATTCCAGGGTTTGAAGTGGACACGCCAAAGGAAATCAATTTCGGTATTCAGTTCAGCGTATCAAAGAAACAGTTTTCCCGCGTAATAAGAATATACGATGGAAAGAAGGGAATTAAAGTTGATCTATCCCAGTTAGGCACATCACCTGAAGCAGAAGAAATACGTATTGCACTAATAGAAGGTGTAGTACCTTCACCTAATAATAAGAACATTTCAATTCCCGAAGAAAAGTTAACATCATCTATAGACTTGCCTGTTACAAATGGACACGGTGTAATTGGCTCTGATGAATCAGGTAAGGGTGATTTCTTTGGTCCTCTTGTGGTAGCTGCAGTAAAGACCACTCCGGAAATTGAATCAATTCTTGAGGGGATCGGTGTTAGGGATTGCAAACAGTTGACCGATTATCAGAACATTTCTATTGCAAAGCAGATAAAAAGCTCAATTTCAGGTGATATGTTCTCCGTGAAGATCCTTGAACCAGTTGCATACAATAAATATTATGAAAAACTTCAGAACCTGAACATTATGCTTACCGTAAACCATGTGAGTGCGATCAGAGACCTGTACCAGCAGGGCGATAGCATCATAATTGACAAATTTGCATACCACGACAGCATGGTAGAGGATGAACTTTGCCAATGGAACATCGATGTGAAGCCTGTTCAGATACCCAGAGCAGAAACCCAGTCAATTGCAGTGGCTGCAGCATCGATCCTTGCACGTGCAGCTTTCCTTGAGACTATACAGGAAATGAACGAGAAGTATATTGGAACATTCCCAAAGGGTGCATCGGATAAGGTTAAGAAGGTTGGTGCAAAGTTCATTGAAAAGTATGGCAGGGATAGGTTACACGAAGTTGCAAAAATGCACTTCAAGACAGCATCCGAGATATGGGGATGCTAA
- a CDS encoding chorismate--pyruvate lyase family protein, giving the protein MTFVNKEFLKALKSFDIPTCLRVCAGTDGSVTFLLEIMTRKDVSVVTEAQHLVQADEETASLLDIAVGSDVNYRLVTLLAGDQPFVRALSLSPIERMPDDIRQDLMRADIPIGKILRNSGIETRRDFDNIEITEDEPLFDSSKALSRSYRIVHDNSTLMWINEKFPVDERWNL; this is encoded by the coding sequence GTGACATTCGTTAATAAGGAATTCCTTAAGGCACTGAAGTCCTTCGACATACCGACGTGCCTGAGGGTATGTGCAGGTACCGATGGGTCTGTAACATTCCTACTCGAGATAATGACCCGTAAGGACGTCTCTGTGGTCACTGAAGCACAGCATCTCGTACAGGCAGACGAGGAAACAGCATCTCTGCTCGACATTGCCGTAGGGTCTGACGTTAACTACCGCCTTGTGACACTCTTAGCAGGCGACCAGCCCTTCGTCAGGGCACTATCCCTGTCCCCCATCGAGCGTATGCCCGATGACATCCGTCAGGACCTCATGCGCGCGGATATCCCCATCGGCAAGATCCTCAGAAACAGCGGCATCGAGACCCGCCGTGACTTCGACAACATCGAAATAACCGAAGATGAGCCGCTTTTCGACAGCAGTAAAGCACTTTCAAGGTCATATCGCATAGTACACGATAATAGTACTCTCATGTGGATAAATGAGAAGTTCCCGGTGGATGAGCGCTGGAATTTATAA
- a CDS encoding DUF5611 family protein produces the protein MQEYKLKRGFSPDIERIYEEIGKCFPSEIKREGDKLLVSYGVMTELSVWMDGKKLVVDTVTDATLGDDEMILDTNKRFRDFLQLATGYTAKERLKQAKKAVSK, from the coding sequence ATGCAGGAATACAAATTAAAACGTGGTTTTTCCCCGGACATCGAAAGAATCTATGAAGAAATTGGAAAATGCTTCCCAAGCGAGATCAAACGCGAGGGTGACAAGCTTTTAGTTTCTTATGGCGTGATGACAGAACTGTCAGTCTGGATGGACGGCAAGAAGCTGGTAGTAGATACTGTAACAGATGCTACTCTCGGCGATGACGAGATGATCCTTGACACCAACAAGCGCTTCAGGGACTTCCTTCAGCTGGCAACAGGCTACACCGCCAAGGAACGTCTTAAGCAGGCCAAGAAGGCAGTATCCAAGTAA
- a CDS encoding radical SAM protein: MRLINLSDNTGQIRVEFAGCNMKCPYCVHIRQPKEEYSIEDVVDLAKRSESKDVYLGGAEPTLQKDLLPLMEELHAAGKSILLKSNGMKPDVLEKALPFVKGFVIEIKAPLDDIPAVMELTGMSEERSTKYVALLRESLDIAKQKWLRVWIRVIPEFINADTVARILPDIEEASEVMLYQFMSNPDFDLPFKGHDMPTPQWDEVRKLGEMLLEKVQKVRLVGDGGKLVLENN; the protein is encoded by the coding sequence ATGAGACTGATAAACCTATCTGATAATACGGGGCAGATACGTGTGGAATTTGCCGGATGCAACATGAAATGCCCGTATTGTGTGCACATACGACAGCCCAAGGAGGAATATTCCATTGAGGATGTTGTGGACCTTGCAAAGAGATCTGAAAGTAAAGATGTTTATCTGGGGGGTGCGGAACCAACCCTCCAGAAGGACCTGCTTCCCCTGATGGAAGAACTCCATGCTGCTGGCAAAAGCATACTGCTCAAATCCAATGGCATGAAGCCGGATGTCCTTGAGAAGGCTCTTCCGTTCGTCAAAGGTTTTGTTATTGAGATAAAGGCACCTCTTGATGATATTCCTGCTGTCATGGAGCTTACAGGTATGTCAGAGGAGCGCAGTACCAAATATGTCGCTTTGCTGCGTGAATCTCTGGATATTGCAAAGCAAAAATGGCTGAGGGTCTGGATAAGGGTAATACCGGAGTTCATCAATGCCGATACAGTGGCTCGTATCCTGCCGGATATAGAGGAAGCATCAGAGGTCATGCTATACCAGTTCATGAGCAATCCTGATTTCGACCTGCCTTTCAAGGGGCATGATATGCCAACTCCGCAATGGGATGAGGTCAGAAAGCTTGGTGAGATGTTACTTGAAAAGGTGCAAAAGGTCAGGCTTGTAGGAGATGGTGGAAAACTGGTTCTTGAGAATAACTGA
- a CDS encoding methanogenesis marker 2 protein: MDIEQLAANLRNFEGVTRKKPIADIVNMFDEVRSEYGETIVDFGDDAAVLDTGGDEVILFAADAIWGRIALESPWWTGYTSVVVNVNDISAMGGRPVAMVNVMSSCDTEACKEMMRGIKDGVKKFGVPMVGGHVHPDTPYNSLGVAIIGVAKKDCIVRSDMARPGDAVIAAYDMDGRVGKNSPYSWDTTSFKDDQTVRDRFLVMQTLAEKKLLTAGKDISNPGTVGTLGMLCETSKVGASVDVTKIPMPEGLELEQWLKIYPATGYILTAKPENCDECIRIFEDVGITAAVIGKINASQKIDIYSDGQKAVVFDLNTDTITGIDMESEEI, from the coding sequence TTGGATATTGAACAACTGGCTGCAAACCTTCGAAACTTTGAAGGTGTGACCCGCAAGAAACCAATAGCTGATATTGTCAATATGTTCGATGAAGTGCGCAGCGAATATGGCGAGACCATCGTGGATTTCGGAGATGATGCCGCGGTACTCGATACTGGCGGGGATGAGGTCATACTGTTCGCTGCTGATGCGATATGGGGAAGGATAGCGCTTGAGAGCCCCTGGTGGACAGGATACACATCCGTAGTTGTGAATGTCAATGACATATCAGCAATGGGTGGTAGGCCTGTTGCAATGGTCAACGTGATGTCGTCCTGCGATACGGAAGCATGCAAAGAGATGATGCGTGGTATCAAGGACGGAGTAAAGAAGTTCGGTGTCCCCATGGTTGGGGGGCATGTTCATCCTGACACTCCATACAATTCACTTGGTGTTGCTATCATTGGTGTTGCAAAGAAGGACTGCATTGTAAGAAGTGACATGGCAAGGCCGGGAGATGCAGTAATAGCTGCCTATGATATGGACGGCCGTGTAGGCAAGAATTCCCCTTACAGCTGGGATACCACTTCCTTTAAGGATGACCAGACCGTTCGCGACCGTTTCCTTGTGATGCAGACCCTTGCTGAGAAGAAGCTGCTTACAGCAGGGAAGGATATCAGTAATCCGGGAACTGTGGGAACGCTTGGCATGCTGTGTGAGACCAGCAAGGTCGGTGCATCTGTGGATGTTACAAAGATACCCATGCCGGAAGGCCTTGAGCTGGAACAGTGGCTTAAGATCTATCCTGCAACCGGTTATATTTTAACTGCAAAGCCGGAGAACTGTGATGAATGCATCCGGATATTTGAGGATGTTGGAATTACTGCGGCTGTGATCGGTAAGATCAACGCTTCCCAAAAAATAGATATTTATTCAGATGGTCAGAAGGCAGTTGTTTTTGATCTTAACACTGATACCATTACAGGTATCGATATGGAATCAGAAGAGATCTGA
- the nifB gene encoding nitrogenase cofactor biosynthesis protein NifB, whose translation MRKISEHPCYNKDAQHKYGRIHLAVAPKCNIQCNYCDRKFDCVNESRPGVTSEVLTPQEALEKTRNVLKDYPFIKVVAVAGPGDPLANDETFEALELIKNEFPDVTLCLSTNGLALPDKMEDILRVGVSTLTVTLNAIDPEIQAKIVDHIAYKGKSYTGVEAAEILIHNQLEGIKMAVDAGLVVKINTVLIPEINKDHILEVAKKVRELGVFIMNIMPLICQAKFAGMEPPSEKERKEVQAICEPYVQQMRHCRQCRSDAYGLIGKDLSQMSEERRNVIKMESIKKKEHEE comes from the coding sequence ATGAGAAAGATCTCAGAACACCCATGCTACAATAAGGATGCACAGCACAAATATGGTCGTATCCACCTGGCTGTGGCCCCGAAGTGCAACATCCAGTGCAATTATTGTGACCGTAAGTTCGATTGTGTCAATGAAAGCCGTCCGGGAGTGACTAGTGAAGTTCTGACTCCTCAGGAAGCGCTTGAAAAGACAAGGAACGTTCTCAAGGATTATCCTTTCATCAAGGTAGTTGCAGTAGCAGGTCCTGGCGATCCTCTTGCTAACGATGAGACCTTTGAGGCCCTTGAACTTATCAAGAACGAATTCCCGGATGTTACCCTTTGCCTTAGTACCAATGGTTTGGCGCTTCCGGACAAGATGGAAGATATTCTGAGGGTTGGTGTGAGTACACTGACTGTGACCCTTAATGCTATCGATCCTGAGATCCAGGCAAAGATCGTGGACCATATAGCTTACAAAGGCAAGTCTTACACAGGTGTTGAGGCTGCAGAGATCCTGATACATAATCAACTTGAAGGCATCAAGATGGCAGTTGATGCCGGACTTGTTGTTAAGATCAATACTGTGCTTATACCTGAGATCAATAAGGACCACATTTTAGAGGTTGCAAAGAAAGTACGTGAGCTTGGTGTCTTTATTATGAACATCATGCCTCTTATCTGTCAGGCAAAGTTTGCAGGCATGGAGCCACCTTCTGAGAAAGAGCGCAAGGAAGTACAGGCTATCTGTGAGCCTTATGTGCAGCAGATGCGCCACTGCCGCCAGTGCAGGTCTGATGCATATGGTCTTATTGGAAAGGACCTCTCTCAGATGAGCGAGGAGCGCAGGAACGTTATCAAGATGGAGTCTATCAAAAAGAAGGAACATGAAGAATGA
- the queD gene encoding 6-carboxytetrahydropterin synthase QueD: MTKMRLGIIEHIDSAHYLPEHETCGIVHGHTYKIEIVLEGEKKENGMVMDFYEIKKTVREILKKYDHKLLNDILPFPSAENMCEQIHADLSENLGYPLSVKVWEGHGKWCELNGLE, from the coding sequence ATGACAAAAATGAGACTTGGAATAATAGAACACATTGATAGTGCACACTATTTGCCTGAACATGAGACATGTGGTATCGTCCACGGGCATACCTACAAGATCGAGATCGTTCTTGAAGGTGAGAAAAAGGAAAATGGGATGGTCATGGATTTCTATGAGATCAAGAAGACCGTACGTGAGATCCTGAAGAAGTATGACCACAAACTCCTTAATGATATTCTTCCTTTCCCGAGTGCAGAGAACATGTGTGAGCAAATTCATGCTGACCTCTCAGAAAATCTTGGCTATCCCCTTTCTGTGAAGGTATGGGAAGGCCATGGTAAGTGGTGTGAACTGAATGGTTTGGAGTGA
- a CDS encoding 7-carboxy-7-deazaguanine synthase QueE, which translates to MMQVPISEIFCSVQGEGPHVGVRQAFVRFVGCNLNCSYCDTNVERPAFCNFEKVPGTNDFQELPNPLDVETVSELLNSYENVHSISLTGGEPLLEADFIAEMDVSRPLYLESNMTLPDMAKKISDKVSYVSGDVKLIDEFEGEDFESHLERTFECFRTLRNTKDRECFCKLVITKNTVSDDILNIVDSISGYVSCVVLQPVTQKHLAPEIDVMLKLQNDLLDSIDTLIIPQTHKMWGCL; encoded by the coding sequence ATGATGCAGGTGCCGATCAGTGAGATATTCTGCTCTGTTCAGGGTGAAGGTCCTCATGTGGGCGTGAGGCAGGCTTTCGTAAGGTTCGTTGGATGCAATCTCAACTGTTCTTATTGTGACACGAATGTTGAGAGGCCGGCTTTCTGTAACTTTGAAAAGGTCCCTGGGACGAACGACTTCCAGGAATTGCCAAATCCTCTTGATGTGGAAACTGTCAGTGAGCTGCTGAACAGTTATGAGAACGTCCATTCGATATCACTTACAGGCGGAGAGCCTCTTCTCGAGGCAGATTTCATTGCAGAGATGGATGTTTCAAGGCCACTTTACCTGGAGTCCAATATGACCCTTCCGGATATGGCAAAGAAGATCAGTGACAAGGTCTCCTATGTTTCAGGGGACGTAAAGCTTATTGATGAGTTCGAAGGTGAGGATTTTGAATCCCATCTCGAAAGGACATTCGAATGCTTCCGTACTCTACGGAACACAAAGGATCGGGAGTGTTTCTGTAAACTGGTCATTACAAAGAACACAGTATCCGATGACATATTGAACATTGTTGATTCAATTTCAGGATATGTGTCCTGTGTGGTACTACAACCGGTGACTCAGAAGCATCTTGCTCCTGAAATTGATGTTATGCTCAAGCTACAGAACGATCTGCTTGATTCGATAGATACGTTGATAATTCCTCAAACACATAAGATGTGGGGTTGTTTATAA
- a CDS encoding DUF366 family protein — MESIILDEKTDYDGSQISSLWAYNLKGIQHDSIVAFRGGCDVKLEHMIDLEDKRMGDSIYSTDMLHFLIEHFDSTDLKLVYARQRLFTAIVAEALLDSGIMTTRQGDDLFVNGKKLTISIASTSAVSQKIHFGINVFHYFYGNLTDNGLDEVKAVGLLEDIANRYVAEFEDIEKDLRKSRPLDVV, encoded by the coding sequence ATGGAAAGTATTATTCTTGATGAAAAAACGGATTATGATGGAAGCCAGATATCTTCTTTGTGGGCATACAACCTGAAAGGTATCCAGCATGACTCCATCGTTGCTTTCAGAGGCGGCTGTGATGTTAAGCTCGAGCATATGATCGACCTTGAGGACAAGAGGATGGGCGATTCCATTTACTCTACTGACATGCTCCATTTCCTCATAGAACACTTTGACTCTACTGATCTTAAGCTCGTCTATGCAAGGCAGAGGTTGTTCACTGCGATCGTTGCAGAGGCACTTCTGGATAGCGGTATCATGACAACAAGGCAGGGTGATGATCTTTTCGTGAATGGAAAAAAGCTGACCATCTCCATTGCAAGCACTTCTGCGGTATCCCAGAAGATCCACTTCGGGATCAATGTTTTCCATTATTTTTATGGTAATCTTACAGATAACGGGCTCGATGAGGTAAAGGCAGTCGGACTTCTCGAGGACATAGCGAACAGATATGTGGCCGAGTTCGAAGATATCGAAAAGGACCTTCGCAAGTCTCGACCACTGGATGTGGTATGA
- the queC gene encoding 7-cyano-7-deazaguanine synthase QueC: protein MRAVTLMSSGLDSVAALAIAQKSSDVVLALTFDYGQRSVRREIDYSKAICDHYGIEHRIILLDWLKDITNTSLVNEEVDVPELSVDDLSGKNESVTEDSAKSVWVPNRNGVFLNIAASFAESYDCDTVIAGFNGEEAKTFPDNSKEFVDASDRCFSYSTANGVEVLAPLIDMDKKSIVHEAIEAKAPLEWSWSCYHGEDKPCGVCESCVRRARAFHEAGLKDPLMVRLDV, encoded by the coding sequence ATGAGAGCTGTAACATTAATGAGCAGTGGTCTTGATTCTGTGGCTGCTCTTGCAATTGCACAAAAGTCCTCCGATGTGGTCCTTGCCCTAACATTCGATTATGGTCAGCGCTCTGTCAGGAGGGAGATCGATTATTCAAAAGCAATTTGTGATCATTATGGTATAGAGCACAGGATCATCCTTTTAGACTGGTTAAAGGATATTACGAACACATCCCTTGTGAACGAGGAAGTGGATGTTCCTGAGCTATCGGTCGATGATCTTTCCGGGAAAAATGAAAGTGTTACTGAAGATTCCGCAAAGAGTGTATGGGTTCCTAACAGGAACGGTGTTTTCCTGAATATTGCAGCAAGCTTTGCTGAAAGCTATGATTGCGATACTGTTATTGCGGGATTCAACGGGGAGGAAGCAAAAACATTCCCTGACAACTCCAAAGAGTTCGTTGATGCTTCTGACAGGTGTTTTTCCTATTCGACTGCAAATGGTGTGGAGGTTCTTGCACCTCTTATCGATATGGACAAAAAAAGCATAGTTCATGAAGCAATTGAGGCAAAGGCACCACTGGAGTGGAGCTGGAGCTGTTACCACGGTGAAGATAAGCCATGCGGTGTATGTGAAAGCTGCGTAAGGCGTGCGCGTGCTTTCCATGAAGCTGGTCTGAAGGACCCCCTTATGGTAAGGCTGGATGTTTAA